ATTACCACTCCGATGACAGTATGCCTCATTTGCCCACCCCTGCCGTCCTGATAAACGACACCAGCCGCTCGTATGTGGCACGAACCAGATCCTTGGGGCCCGCCTCCCGGTCAGAGGCGGCTATGGCGGTCAGGACGGCGTTACCGCCGCCTTGCTTCTGGATGATTGCTTTCACAGTCACCACCCCTGGCCGCTTTGCGCGGTCAGCTTTGACCGAATTGGCGAAGACTGGCAACACTTCGGCGGCAATCATTCCCAGCCAACCACCTGTCGCACCGCCAACCGTATGACCAAGCTTGGCCGTGTTGTAGCTGGTGGCCATGTCTCCCTCGAACCACCCGCGTTCCCGGACGTGGTGGTTCTCCTCCGGCTCGTGGCGAAAAATATCCTTTTGCGGCTCTGTTGAATTTCAAGTGGGTTGAACACCGACATGCGGGTTGATTTTAGAGAAATCCAGTTTGCCGGCGATCAGGAGGATCACGGTGCGAATGGTGGTGAATCTGCCATAGCCGCAGGCCTCGCGTTTGGCGGCCGGGAACAGGCTGCTGATGGCTTCCAGGAAGCCATGGGTCAGGCGCGTGCTTGCCCAGACGACGATGCCTTCCAGGTGGTTGCAGATCTGGCGGGCGACCTCCTTCATGGGCTCGACCTTGGAGCGCATGACGCAGGTCGCCCATTGCAGCAGCATGCCGCGCACGACATTGATCTGCTTGCGATGGAGTATCTCGCGCAAATTCTCCCGGTAAACCCAGGCTCGCGCCGTACACCTGGTCGTGAGGTGAGCCACCAGAGCATCCACCTTGGAACGGCTCTCGGGGGAGAGGCGGTCGTAGTCCCGAAACAGCTTCCAGTGCAGACCCTTAAGGCAAGGATCGGTCTTTTGCTCGATTCGACGCATCTTGTCCACGGCCGTGGAGGTGTGGGCAATGACATGGAACTTGTCGAAGGCGATGCGGGCATTGGGGAGGCTCCCGCTCACCCCCTTGATGAAGGCGGGCGACATGTCGATGCTGCCCGAGCCGATCGCGGCGGGATCGCCGCCGCGGGCCTTAAGGTCGGCGGCCAGGGACTGGATTGCACGCGCATCCCAGTCCCCGGTGACGAAGATCACCGCCCTTCGTTCGGCGTCCGCCGCCAGGGTCGCCTAGTCATGCCCCCGGGCGCGGGAAGTCTCGTCAATGGCCGAGTCCCTTACCGTGGAGAAGTCAGCCCGGGACAAGGCCAGTTCGACATAACGCTCGCAAATGGCCATGACCGGATATACGCTGAGGTTGACTTTCTCCCCGGCCGAATGTCTGGGTCTCCCGTGTGACGCGATGGACAGCTGCATTGGCCAGTGAGATGTTATGCCGGACGATCTCGACCCGATCCGGCGTGACGTGCAGGCGCTCAATTACGACTTTTTGCGCCTCGCGCACGAAGCGGCGCGGGTTTCCATCGCGGATGCGCGCCTTGGCATGACCGAAAAGGCAGCGGAAGGCTCAGGGACGCGAGCGCGGAGACGTTGCGCCGGATGGCTCATGACGCGGTTGCGCCCTTCACGGTTTCTTTGCGGCTTGAATATCCGCCCCTCACGCAGCCAACCGGTGCCCTGTTCTCTCGGTAAGACAGTGTCAGAATTAAGGGATAAAACTGTTTATAAATCAGTTACTTATTAATGTTTCTGGCGGAGAGAGAGGGAGTCACTGACTCTATAAAATCAATTACTTGCCATACATAAAACGATGAATGCCGACAATGATGCCTACGTATTACGCGCAAGAGACTTCCTTCGTGTGGTCAGCACTGCAGTTTTTTCCCGCGACGGCCCTGAAACTGACGGAACCGCCCTCCAAAAACCTGCTTCAGCCCCGCCGGACGCAAACCCTCCGCGACCGGAGGTGCGGATTTCCTCAAGAAGGCTGAAAAAACAAAACCGCCCGAAGGCGGCTTTGCGACTCGGGATAAAACCCGATCAGCAACCGCTCACGGTCGTCGTCACCGCTCCGGTCGATCCATTGTACACCGCCTGGCAGGTGGCGCTTCCGCCGTTCGTCGGACGGAAAGTGACCGCGGTGGAAGTGGTGTAGTCCACGGTAAAGCCGTCGAGGGATTGCATCGCGGCCCCGATGCCGGCGGCCGCCCCCGTCGGAATGCCCGTGCCGGCATTTACTGCGACCGACGTGCCGTCGGCCATGGTTACGGTCGTCGCGGCGGGATCGCCGGCGGCCAGATACTTGGCCTGCACTACCGCCACCGCCGATCGCAGACCGCCAGCCATGCCTTGCACGGCCGCTGCTCGTGCCTCCGACGTGAGGTTCACGAACCGCGGCAACGCGACGGCAGCCAGAATGCCCAAAATGACGATCACGACGACGAGCTCGATGAGGGTAAATCCTTTTTGTTTCAGCTTCAGCAGCTCCACAAGTCTCTCCTTCTGGAAATTTTCCGATACGTGCCTGAGGCAACTTTTCAATAACATCGCTGCGGCATCCCGGATCCTGGAAAGGTTTCCTCTGAAAAACCTCTTTCAGGGCGGTTTCCGGTCGAATTCGTCCAGAAACCGGCTCGGCGGGTGCCTGTCGGTGTGCGAGACGGTAAGCGCCTCCCTCGCCCGGGTCATGGCGACGTAGAAAAGCCTGCGTTCTTCTTCGAGCGGCGCCTGATCGTCGGGCGTGATGGTTTCCTCCGCGCCGACGATCCAGACTTCGTCCCACTCGAGCCCTTTGGCGCCGTGCATGGTAACGAGATGAACGGCGCCTCCGTCCTGTTCCCGCTTCCTGCGTTCGCCGGCCCCGCGCAACCTTTCCTCGAGCGTTCCACGCCTGGCGGCGAAAAACATCCTCGCGTAATCGACGATCGCTGCGGAACGCTTGTCCGGCGCCCGGCTTTCCATCCACTGAGCGACCGCCTCCACCACGAGATCCGCGCCGCCAGAACCCGCCACGAGACGCCAGCCGGCGAGCCGCCTGGCGAGCTCCCGCCACAGCTCCACGCCGGCGCGCGTGACTGGCAGCCCGTCGTAATCTTTCGGCGACCCCGCCACGACGGCGGCGCCGAATCTCGCGTGCAAGGCCCGCAGGTCGTCCTCCAGCATGCCCGCCCAGGCGAGCGCGTGGTCGACGCCAGCGCCGTTTCCGGTCCCCGCCGCGAGCCTCAGGAGATCCGCCATGACGGCCGCCTCCTCCCGGTCGAAGATGGAGCTTCCGCCAAGACGCTCGTAAGGAACGCCGCGGGCGGCAAGCGCCGCCTCCACCGGATCGAGCAGATGGTTTGCGCGCGCGAGCACCGCGAAGCCCTTTGGGCTTCGCGCCGCCGCTTCCGCTACGGCCGCCGCCTCCTCCATCGGCGTCTTGAACGCCTTGACCGCGATGCGCCCGCCCCATGGCCGCGCAGCCCGCAGCGGCTTCCGTATCCGTCCGCGGTTGCGCTCGACCAGGCGCGCGGCCGCTTCGACGATTTCCCGGCGCGAACGGTAATTCGTTCCGAGCGCAACCCGGCGCGCACCAAGCAGATCCGCGAAGCGCTCCATGCCGGCGTGCCCCAGCGCCCGGCGCCAGCCGTAGATGGAGTTGTGGGTGACCAGCCCCTCCGCCACGTACAGTCCTCCGGCCAAGACCTCGAGTCCGAACACCGGGCCGCGGTACGCAACCCTCTTCACCGTCCGAAGCAGC
The nucleotide sequence above comes from Pelomicrobium methylotrophicum. Encoded proteins:
- a CDS encoding pilin, which produces MELLKLKQKGFTLIELVVVIVILGILAAVALPRFVNLTSEARAAAVQGMAGGLRSAVAVVQAKYLAAGDPAATTVTMADGTSVAVNAGTGIPTGAAAGIGAAMQSLDGFTVDYTTSTAVTFRPTNGGSATCQAVYNGSTGAVTTTVSGC
- a CDS encoding 3'-5' exonuclease is translated as MSRLDETQAEAAAVLDHCLVVACPGSGKTRTLAAKAAKILSRPDARVCAVTFTRDAAVEIRRRILEEAGRDAAGRLAAGTFHGLCWRQLGLAREPVASEGERIAYAARAAADARADLDPEDALRLIEAGKAGQSVHFPGVDVERMVRAYQDILSRNGKLDFQDLIARAVDGMRRGAVRPVPADFLLVDEFQDTDESQLAWVMEHAAAGAKVTAVGDDDQCHPPQTRIATDRGWMRIECLDPGRVAIAAFDTDAMRPFATRDYRLVRMPFEGHLLEIVVEDAPTVLCTPDHRWWVRPAGGGAPFLAAARNLIAEAVEIPAVDGWGRASWRLLRTVKRVAYRGPVFGLEVLAGGLYVAEGLVTHNSIYGWRRALGHAGMERFADLLGARRVALGTNYRSRREIVEAAARLVERNRGRIRKPLRAARPWGGRIAVKAFKTPMEEAAAVAEAAARSPKGFAVLARANHLLDPVEAALAARGVPYERLGGSSIFDREEAAVMADLLRLAAGTGNGAGVDHALAWAGMLEDDLRALHARFGAAVVAGSPKDYDGLPVTRAGVELWRELARRLAGWRLVAGSGGADLVVEAVAQWMESRAPDKRSAAIVDYARMFFAARRGTLEERLRGAGERRKREQDGGAVHLVTMHGAKGLEWDEVWIVGAEETITPDDQAPLEEERRLFYVAMTRAREALTVSHTDRHPPSRFLDEFDRKPP